Proteins from a single region of Sneathiella aquimaris:
- a CDS encoding helix-turn-helix domain-containing protein — translation MSDMQENKVHPSMDELAIGHQIRDLRRAKRLTLTELSETIGKSVGYISQIERGKSSVTIPVLQDISAALGVQASWFFSGQANAPKEERDFIVRKENRKTLDLSSTGLTEELLSPNLSGSLEFLLTTYQPGAGTGDRPRQRKGEEAGLILQGLLDITINGKTFSLREGDSFSLPDKGEHACVNPGDENLVIAWVITPPNY, via the coding sequence ATGAGTGACATGCAGGAAAATAAAGTTCATCCCTCGATGGATGAACTTGCCATTGGTCACCAGATCCGGGATTTACGCCGGGCCAAAAGACTGACACTGACAGAATTATCAGAAACGATCGGCAAGTCAGTCGGGTATATCAGCCAGATAGAGCGGGGGAAAAGCTCGGTGACCATCCCGGTCCTGCAGGATATTTCTGCCGCGTTGGGCGTTCAGGCCAGCTGGTTCTTTAGCGGGCAGGCAAATGCCCCAAAAGAAGAACGGGATTTCATAGTTCGCAAGGAAAACCGAAAAACACTTGATCTTTCCAGCACTGGATTGACCGAAGAATTGCTCTCTCCCAATCTCAGCGGGTCGCTGGAATTTCTTCTGACCACCTATCAACCCGGCGCCGGAACCGGAGATCGGCCGAGGCAGCGCAAAGGAGAAGAGGCTGGCCTTATTCTACAGGGTCTTCTCGATATCACGATTAACGGAAAAACGTTTTCTTTGAGGGAAGGGGACAGTTTTTCCCTGCCTGACAAAGGAGAACATGCCTGCGTCAATCCCGGCGATGAAAATCTTGTCATTGCGTGGGTCATCACACCACCGAACTATTAG
- a CDS encoding TauD/TfdA family dioxygenase has protein sequence MAGYMSFRDQSRHYFDRPHEGPATEPVKGEAAWTGDTLRSSESWIETFSQEEISEINAALDFSAQQGKATNALGPSDFPLPLLSEKIQKWQKVLRCGRGFQVLRGLPVDDWGAEKAERFFWCFGLHLGRPGAQNAAGDLLGHVIDTGAAENDPLSRLYKTASKIKYHCDGADIVGLLCLNKAKSGGQSRIVSSVTVFNRLLESRPDLAALLFESRPLDIRNESKSGARSHIRVTPCAYAKGRLSTFYHADYFRSVVRHADVPAFSEIDQQLLDYYERIAADPALYLDMDLEPGDIQLLSNHTNLHARTDYIDQDDPAERRHLLRLWLSLE, from the coding sequence ATGGCTGGATATATGTCTTTCCGGGATCAGTCGCGGCACTATTTTGATCGACCTCATGAAGGCCCTGCAACAGAACCGGTGAAGGGAGAGGCGGCTTGGACAGGGGACACGCTTCGCTCGTCAGAAAGCTGGATTGAAACCTTTTCGCAGGAAGAGATTTCAGAAATTAATGCTGCACTGGATTTTTCGGCACAACAGGGAAAGGCAACCAACGCACTTGGTCCGTCTGACTTTCCACTGCCGCTCTTGTCGGAAAAAATACAGAAGTGGCAGAAGGTGCTGCGTTGCGGACGCGGATTTCAGGTTCTGCGAGGGTTGCCGGTTGATGACTGGGGAGCGGAAAAGGCAGAGCGTTTTTTCTGGTGCTTCGGTCTTCATCTTGGGCGACCGGGGGCGCAGAATGCAGCGGGTGACTTGCTGGGGCATGTCATCGATACAGGGGCCGCTGAGAATGACCCGCTTTCCAGATTATACAAGACGGCATCCAAGATAAAATATCATTGTGACGGGGCCGATATCGTCGGCCTTTTATGCCTGAATAAGGCGAAGTCAGGGGGGCAAAGCCGGATTGTGAGTTCTGTCACTGTGTTTAACCGGCTTCTGGAAAGTCGGCCGGATCTGGCAGCATTGCTCTTTGAAAGCCGCCCGTTGGATATTCGAAATGAAAGTAAATCGGGCGCCCGGTCGCATATCCGAGTAACTCCCTGTGCTTATGCAAAGGGCCGGTTATCCACTTTTTACCATGCGGATTATTTCAGATCTGTTGTTCGTCACGCGGATGTGCCTGCTTTTTCTGAAATTGACCAACAGCTTCTTGATTATTATGAACGGATTGCCGCTGATCCAGCCCTGTATCTGGATATGGATCTTGAGCCCGGCGACATCCAACTTTTATCCAACCATACAAACCTGCATGCCAGAACGGATTATATTGATCAGGACGATCCTGCCGAAAGACGGCACCTTCTCAGGCTTTGGTTGTCTTTAGAATAA
- a CDS encoding Fur family transcriptional regulator, which yields MHECHEHALCVEDAVQAANRICDERGLRFTDLRRRVLELVWENHGSAKAYDLLEKLGSDYSAKPPTVYRALDFLQENGLVHKINSLNAYVGCSHPLKHQDCFFLICSVCNEVQECCTGQIVDVVRDMAKKSHFSPHHTTLEIEGECEKCEARS from the coding sequence ATGCACGAATGCCACGAACATGCACTCTGTGTTGAAGATGCTGTTCAAGCGGCGAACCGTATCTGTGATGAACGCGGTTTGCGCTTCACAGACTTACGGCGACGGGTTCTTGAACTGGTCTGGGAAAATCATGGATCAGCCAAAGCATATGATCTGTTGGAAAAACTGGGTTCCGACTATAGTGCAAAGCCCCCAACCGTTTATCGCGCACTTGATTTTCTACAAGAAAATGGATTGGTTCATAAAATTAACAGCCTGAATGCCTATGTTGGCTGTAGCCATCCGTTGAAGCATCAGGATTGCTTTTTCCTAATCTGTTCTGTCTGTAATGAGGTGCAGGAATGTTGTACGGGCCAAATCGTGGATGTCGTTCGTGATATGGCTAAAAAAAGCCATTTCTCGCCCCATCACACCACATTGGAAATAGAAGGTGAATGCGAAAAGTGCGAGGCACGAAGCTAG
- a CDS encoding iron chelate uptake ABC transporter family permease subunit: MVDPFILRALAAGAGIALIAGPLGCFVVWRRMAYFGDSLAHSALLGIALGLLTGISSNLGTVLVCSGFALILLWLQHTRILATDTLLGILAHAALSIGMVALSFAGNQRFDLQSYLFGDILTVRTEELYWIFGGGALVLVLLLKNWLALTLMTIHEDLAKAEGVKTFWVNLMLMLLMTIVVAVSIRIVGILLITSLLAIPAATARQWVQSPEAMAILAAFFGLCAVVGGIFGSAYLDTPTGPSIVTAATIMFAFLFPLSQLLQKYRGIR; the protein is encoded by the coding sequence ATGGTTGACCCTTTTATTCTTCGAGCGTTGGCCGCTGGTGCGGGTATTGCCCTGATCGCGGGCCCTTTGGGTTGTTTTGTCGTGTGGCGACGGATGGCTTATTTTGGGGATTCTCTGGCCCATAGTGCCTTATTGGGCATCGCACTGGGGTTGCTGACCGGAATCAGCAGTAATCTGGGCACTGTTCTGGTTTGCAGCGGTTTTGCTCTCATTCTGTTATGGCTTCAGCATACCCGTATTCTGGCCACCGATACATTGCTGGGTATATTGGCGCATGCGGCTTTATCTATTGGTATGGTCGCCCTTAGTTTTGCCGGGAATCAACGATTTGACCTGCAATCTTATCTGTTTGGCGACATCCTGACGGTTCGCACTGAAGAGTTATACTGGATATTCGGGGGCGGCGCGCTGGTCCTTGTATTGTTGCTGAAAAACTGGCTGGCCCTTACCCTGATGACCATTCATGAAGATCTGGCAAAGGCAGAAGGGGTCAAGACATTCTGGGTCAACCTGATGTTGATGTTGCTGATGACCATAGTTGTTGCAGTTTCCATTCGCATTGTTGGAATTTTATTGATTACTTCTTTACTCGCTATTCCGGCGGCAACAGCCCGTCAATGGGTGCAGAGCCCGGAAGCAATGGCCATTCTTGCCGCATTTTTTGGTCTATGTGCCGTTGTCGGAGGGATCTTTGGCTCTGCGTATCTGGATACGCCTACAGGGCCTTCCATCGTAACAGCGGCAACTATCATGTTTGCTTTTTTGTTTCCACTCTCTCAGCTATTGCAAAAGTATCGGGGCATCCGTTAG
- a CDS encoding acyl-CoA carboxylase subunit beta, whose protein sequence is MSWKPEISELRRRQELARKMGGEEKLARHIKNGKLPVRDRIQKLLDPDSFHEVGSVTGKVDYDEEGNITQMQPANLITGRGKLDGRTVIVAGDDFTVRGGANDAGIREKLTHVEQMANELELPLVRLVDGTGGGGSVKTIETEGRTYIPAVRGWEVVVDNLSTVPVVGLALGSTAGLGAARVAASHYSMMVKGTSQMFVAGPPVVARVGEHLGKNELGGSDIHTRNGAVDDEVASEEEAFERTRQFLSYLPPSVHQLPARSACVDPADRKDDWLIEAIPRNPRQVYKMRKILKSVFDADSFFEMGKKWGRSVITGFARLDGWPVAVMASDPYHYAGAWTADAADKVLRFVDLAETFHLPVVHLVDVPGFLVGREAEEQATIRHGVRAMTAIFQAKTPWCSIILRKAYGVAGAAHMNASRFNIRYAWPSGDWGSLPVAGGLEAAYKSEIEASDDPEATLAEIEARLNQYKSPFRTAERFMVEEIIDPRDTRKLLCEFADLAAPLRKTGRPSFGVRP, encoded by the coding sequence ATGTCCTGGAAACCAGAAATTAGCGAACTTCGCCGCCGTCAAGAACTTGCCAGAAAAATGGGCGGCGAAGAAAAACTGGCCCGCCACATAAAGAACGGAAAACTGCCGGTTAGAGATCGCATCCAGAAACTGCTTGATCCAGACAGCTTTCATGAAGTCGGCTCGGTAACGGGCAAAGTAGACTATGATGAGGAGGGGAATATTACCCAGATGCAACCCGCCAACCTCATTACGGGACGAGGCAAACTGGATGGCCGAACGGTGATTGTTGCCGGCGACGATTTCACGGTCCGCGGAGGCGCCAATGATGCCGGCATTCGCGAGAAGCTCACCCACGTCGAACAAATGGCTAATGAATTGGAACTGCCCCTGGTCCGGCTGGTTGACGGTACGGGCGGCGGCGGATCCGTAAAAACGATCGAAACAGAAGGGCGTACTTATATTCCGGCTGTTCGGGGCTGGGAAGTGGTTGTCGACAACCTGTCGACAGTGCCTGTTGTTGGGCTGGCGCTTGGTTCAACCGCCGGACTGGGCGCCGCGCGGGTTGCCGCTTCACATTATTCCATGATGGTCAAAGGCACCTCACAGATGTTTGTTGCCGGTCCGCCCGTTGTTGCACGGGTTGGAGAACATCTCGGCAAGAATGAGCTTGGCGGCTCAGACATTCATACTAGAAACGGGGCTGTTGACGACGAAGTCGCCTCTGAAGAGGAAGCCTTCGAGCGAACCCGTCAGTTTTTATCCTACCTTCCGCCATCTGTGCACCAACTACCAGCTCGTTCAGCCTGTGTGGATCCGGCGGACCGAAAAGATGACTGGTTGATTGAGGCAATTCCGCGAAACCCAAGACAGGTTTATAAAATGCGGAAAATTCTGAAATCGGTTTTCGATGCAGACAGCTTTTTCGAAATGGGCAAGAAATGGGGCCGCTCCGTTATTACCGGATTTGCCCGGTTGGATGGCTGGCCCGTCGCCGTCATGGCAAGCGATCCTTACCATTATGCTGGCGCCTGGACAGCCGATGCCGCAGATAAAGTCTTACGTTTTGTCGACCTTGCTGAAACGTTTCACCTGCCGGTGGTTCATCTGGTTGATGTCCCGGGCTTTCTTGTTGGGCGCGAAGCTGAAGAACAAGCCACCATTCGCCACGGCGTTCGGGCGATGACTGCTATATTTCAGGCGAAAACTCCGTGGTGCAGTATTATTTTGCGCAAAGCCTACGGGGTTGCTGGGGCTGCCCATATGAACGCATCACGCTTCAATATCAGATATGCCTGGCCGTCCGGTGACTGGGGATCCTTACCCGTCGCAGGGGGGCTGGAAGCCGCTTACAAGTCGGAAATAGAAGCCTCTGATGATCCCGAAGCCACGCTCGCGGAGATCGAAGCCCGCCTGAACCAGTATAAATCACCCTTCAGAACGGCAGAGCGCTTTATGGTGGAAGAAATCATTGATCCTCGCGATACGCGAAAATTACTGTGTGAATTTGCGGATCTCGCAGCACCGCTTCGAAAAACCGGGCGCCCCAGCTTTGGCGTCAGGCCATAA
- a CDS encoding mechanosensitive ion channel family protein has protein sequence MTEEKLAEIFNQFWGYVVQSLSEPQILVQIGAIIIGYGLAHIVTPKIQHSLDELQKKISGAFFLKIADAVFSVTRPAIWLIIQFLVLAGIQGTGHPSSILSVTCSLLSAWVVIHIFTRLMQNTTWARLVALCVWVIAALNIVGLLTPTLEFLDSLAFSFGDTQISMLKIAKGVVASIIVFWIFLGVSRFTEARIYKSKALTPSVQVLLAKLIRVGLIAAAILIVLSNSGINITAFAVFSGALGVGIGFGLQKVVSNLISGVILLLDKSIKPGDVIEVGQTYGRVHSMGARYASVITRDSMEFLIPNEDLITQQVVNWSYSSKNVRLRTPIGVGYGCNIPDVIKLAEEAAASQKRVLKTPAPRCLMRGFGDSSINLELRFWIADPEAGCANITSDVLIAVWQIFRDNDVDIPFPQRDVRVQMVEKPETS, from the coding sequence ATGACAGAAGAAAAACTGGCTGAGATTTTTAATCAGTTTTGGGGATATGTTGTTCAATCCCTTTCAGAGCCTCAAATCCTTGTACAGATCGGCGCAATCATCATTGGATATGGCCTCGCTCATATCGTTACCCCGAAAATCCAGCATTCCCTTGACGAACTACAGAAGAAGATATCAGGAGCGTTTTTTCTCAAGATTGCGGACGCTGTTTTTTCAGTAACCCGTCCTGCCATCTGGCTGATCATCCAGTTTCTTGTCTTGGCGGGGATACAGGGGACAGGGCATCCTTCTTCCATTCTAAGTGTCACCTGTTCGCTCTTGAGTGCGTGGGTTGTCATTCATATTTTTACCCGCCTGATGCAGAACACTACCTGGGCTCGTCTGGTTGCTTTGTGTGTCTGGGTGATTGCGGCGCTGAATATTGTCGGCCTGCTGACGCCGACACTCGAATTCCTTGATAGTCTTGCTTTCAGTTTCGGGGATACGCAGATTTCAATGCTGAAAATCGCCAAGGGCGTTGTGGCAAGCATTATTGTTTTCTGGATCTTTCTGGGTGTCTCCCGTTTTACCGAAGCCCGCATCTACAAATCCAAAGCCCTGACACCTTCGGTTCAGGTGTTGCTGGCAAAACTTATTCGGGTCGGCCTTATCGCCGCGGCGATTTTGATCGTTTTATCCAACTCGGGCATTAACATAACAGCCTTCGCGGTTTTCAGTGGTGCGCTGGGTGTTGGTATCGGCTTTGGCCTACAAAAGGTTGTGTCCAATCTGATCAGCGGCGTTATTTTGCTTTTGGATAAAAGTATAAAGCCCGGCGATGTGATTGAGGTTGGTCAAACATACGGCAGGGTTCATTCTATGGGCGCCCGATATGCGTCTGTTATTACCCGCGATTCAATGGAGTTTTTAATCCCGAACGAGGATCTGATTACACAGCAGGTTGTGAATTGGTCTTACAGTTCAAAGAATGTTCGTTTAAGGACGCCGATCGGTGTGGGGTATGGGTGCAATATTCCCGATGTTATCAAGTTGGCGGAAGAGGCAGCAGCCAGCCAAAAACGAGTATTGAAAACACCCGCGCCACGGTGCCTGATGCGCGGGTTCGGGGATAGTTCCATTAATCTGGAGCTGCGTTTTTGGATTGCCGACCCAGAGGCGGGCTGCGCCAATATTACGAGCGATGTTCTGATCGCCGTTTGGCAAATTTTCCGGGATAATGATGTGGATATTCCTTTCCCGCAACGGGACGTGCGTGTCCAGATGGTCGAAAAACCCGAAACATCCTGA
- a CDS encoding nuclear transport factor 2 family protein encodes MIQKTIENWHELLKTKDVAGLDAILHDDVVFHSPVVHTPQKGKQITTLYLAAAFNVLNGDDFKYLREVIGGQEAVLEFQTVIDGITLNGVDMISCDENGLITDFKVMVRPLKAVNLIHQKMGEMLAALGKAS; translated from the coding sequence ATGATACAAAAAACGATTGAGAACTGGCACGAACTGTTAAAAACAAAAGACGTGGCGGGGCTGGATGCAATTTTGCACGATGATGTTGTTTTTCATTCTCCTGTCGTTCACACCCCACAAAAAGGGAAGCAGATTACGACCTTGTATCTTGCCGCCGCGTTTAACGTTTTGAACGGCGATGATTTCAAATATTTACGAGAGGTGATCGGTGGGCAAGAGGCGGTTCTGGAATTTCAAACTGTCATTGATGGGATCACGTTAAACGGTGTCGATATGATATCCTGTGATGAAAATGGGTTGATTACAGACTTTAAAGTAATGGTAAGGCCCTTAAAAGCAGTCAATCTGATCCACCAGAAAATGGGCGAAATGCTGGCGGCCCTGGGTAAGGCTTCCTAA
- the rpmA gene encoding 50S ribosomal protein L27: protein MAHKKAGGSSRNGRDSAGRRLGIKKYGGEAVIPGNIILRQRGTKWYPGENVGMGKDHTIFAVTEGKVTFTKKSGGKIYVSVAGQA from the coding sequence ATGGCACATAAGAAAGCTGGTGGTTCATCCCGTAACGGTCGCGACTCCGCAGGTCGCCGCCTTGGCATCAAAAAATATGGCGGCGAAGCCGTTATTCCTGGCAACATCATTCTGCGCCAGCGTGGCACTAAGTGGTACCCGGGTGAAAATGTTGGAATGGGCAAGGATCACACCATCTTCGCCGTTACTGAAGGTAAAGTAACCTTTACCAAGAAAAGTGGCGGAAAGATCTACGTATCCGTGGCGGGTCAGGCGTAA
- a CDS encoding GcvT family protein, translating into MSRTVSLPQSADIIIIGGGVIGCSVAYHLALLGYKDVHLLERKELTCGTTWHAAGLVGQLRATSNLTRMAQYTSDLYRDLETTTDYSTGFKQNGSLGCAMTEGRWEELRRGASMARNLGLECEIFTPEEIKNRWPLITTDDLLGAIFLPSDGQTNPIDTTRAMASVARDNGAHIHEGVKVENIQHRDGKITGVETDHGPISAKKVVLCGGMWSRDIAAAIGVSVPLHAAEHFYVVTEGIDGLPNDLPVLRDPDHSIYIKEDAGKLLIGAFEPVAKPWGHNGISEDFCFDELPPNLDHFEPFLMNAMRRMPILEKTGIRTFFNGPESFTPDDRYLLGEAPNMENLFIATGFNSIGIQSAGGAGKVLADWIDQGEPTMDLWDVDIRRTMPFQSNRQYLYDRTKESLGLLYQMHWPFRQPETARNVRKSTLHDRLEQAGACFGEQAGWERPNWYATDGMKAEYKYSFGRQNWFDNAAAEHTAVRETVGLFDQSSFAKYLVQGADAEAFLNRLSTANLAVENGKVVYTQWLNARGGIEADLTITRLSQSCFMVVTASGSQVRDLHWINKQITEKDRVTATDVTSAYAVLGIMGPNSRALLSSLTSSDLSNKAFPFGTSQEIDLAYAKVQATRITYVGELGWELYIPTEFAQNVYDTIVAAGQKHGLKHTGYHAMDSLRIEKGYRHWGHDITDEDTPLEAGLAFTIDWDKPEGFIGKDALLKQKQEGYGKRLLIFTLQDKDATLLHDEPIWRDGKRAGNISSAAYGHTVGSAVGLGYVKYDGHFDKSALLASMYEIEIAGVKYPASASLGPLYDPKSERPKS; encoded by the coding sequence ATGTCACGAACAGTCTCACTTCCTCAAAGCGCAGATATCATCATCATCGGGGGCGGTGTCATCGGCTGCTCTGTCGCGTATCACCTTGCGTTACTTGGGTATAAAGATGTCCATCTGCTGGAACGCAAAGAACTGACATGCGGAACCACGTGGCATGCGGCTGGACTGGTTGGGCAATTACGGGCGACCAGTAACCTTACGCGCATGGCTCAATATACCAGTGATCTCTATCGTGATCTGGAAACCACCACTGACTATTCCACCGGCTTTAAACAGAACGGCTCTTTAGGCTGTGCAATGACAGAAGGCCGATGGGAAGAGTTACGCCGCGGCGCTTCCATGGCCCGCAACCTGGGACTGGAATGCGAGATTTTTACCCCGGAAGAAATCAAAAATCGTTGGCCTTTGATTACAACAGATGATTTGCTTGGCGCCATTTTTCTGCCAAGCGATGGCCAAACCAACCCCATCGATACCACCCGCGCCATGGCCTCTGTTGCCCGCGACAACGGGGCCCATATCCATGAAGGGGTCAAAGTTGAAAATATCCAGCATCGTGACGGAAAGATAACCGGCGTTGAGACTGATCACGGCCCCATATCCGCAAAAAAGGTGGTTTTATGCGGCGGAATGTGGTCCCGGGACATCGCCGCCGCTATTGGCGTCTCCGTCCCCTTACATGCCGCTGAGCATTTCTACGTTGTAACGGAAGGGATCGATGGCCTGCCCAATGATCTGCCCGTCCTGCGCGACCCCGATCATAGTATCTACATCAAAGAAGATGCCGGAAAACTCTTGATCGGTGCGTTTGAGCCGGTTGCAAAACCGTGGGGGCACAACGGAATTTCAGAAGATTTCTGCTTTGATGAACTTCCCCCCAACCTGGACCATTTCGAACCGTTTCTGATGAACGCCATGCGGCGGATGCCTATTCTGGAGAAGACAGGTATTCGCACATTCTTCAATGGTCCGGAAAGCTTCACGCCTGATGATCGATATTTGCTCGGTGAAGCGCCCAATATGGAAAATCTATTCATAGCCACCGGCTTTAATTCCATCGGCATTCAATCAGCTGGCGGAGCGGGAAAGGTCCTTGCTGACTGGATCGACCAAGGCGAACCGACCATGGATCTTTGGGATGTGGATATTCGCCGGACCATGCCGTTTCAGTCCAATCGGCAATATCTGTATGACAGAACCAAAGAAAGTCTGGGTCTCTTATATCAAATGCACTGGCCTTTTCGTCAGCCTGAAACCGCCCGAAACGTTCGCAAATCAACACTCCACGATCGATTGGAACAAGCCGGCGCGTGCTTTGGTGAACAAGCAGGATGGGAGCGCCCCAACTGGTACGCAACCGACGGAATGAAAGCGGAATATAAGTATAGTTTCGGCCGCCAGAACTGGTTTGACAATGCCGCCGCCGAACATACCGCTGTGCGGGAAACAGTTGGCCTGTTTGACCAAAGCTCATTTGCCAAATATCTAGTGCAGGGTGCTGATGCGGAAGCTTTCCTGAACCGGCTTTCCACTGCCAACCTCGCTGTAGAAAATGGTAAGGTTGTCTATACTCAATGGCTCAATGCCCGCGGAGGGATCGAAGCGGACCTTACCATCACCCGCCTCTCGCAATCCTGTTTTATGGTAGTCACCGCCTCGGGATCGCAAGTGCGGGATCTTCACTGGATCAACAAACAGATCACAGAAAAGGATCGCGTAACAGCAACAGATGTGACGTCGGCCTATGCGGTTTTAGGGATTATGGGCCCCAATTCCCGCGCCCTGCTTTCATCTCTCACCAGCAGCGATTTAAGCAACAAGGCCTTTCCATTTGGTACCAGTCAGGAAATTGATCTTGCTTACGCAAAGGTACAGGCTACGCGGATCACCTATGTTGGAGAATTGGGCTGGGAACTTTATATTCCAACTGAATTTGCACAAAATGTTTACGATACTATTGTCGCTGCCGGGCAAAAGCATGGCCTCAAACATACGGGGTATCACGCGATGGACTCGCTTCGCATTGAAAAAGGCTATCGCCATTGGGGCCACGATATTACGGACGAAGACACCCCCCTTGAAGCGGGCCTTGCCTTCACAATTGACTGGGACAAACCAGAAGGTTTCATCGGAAAAGACGCGTTGCTCAAACAAAAACAGGAAGGGTATGGTAAACGTCTCCTTATTTTCACATTGCAAGATAAAGACGCCACGCTGTTGCACGACGAACCGATCTGGCGTGATGGCAAACGGGCCGGGAATATTTCTTCCGCAGCCTATGGGCATACCGTCGGCAGCGCAGTCGGTTTGGGATATGTAAAATACGACGGGCATTTTGATAAATCAGCGTTGCTCGCCAGTATGTACGAAATCGAAATTGCCGGCGTTAAATATCCCGCCTCGGCAAGCCTTGGCCCCTTGTATGATCCAAAATCTGAACGGCCTAAATCTTAA
- a CDS encoding metal ABC transporter ATP-binding protein, translated as MDSLISAKHVCVSRDSQDILKDISLDIAEQDFVTIIGPNGAGKSMLLKCLMGFYPPDSGHVTMRKGLVMGYVPQRLVADPTIPITARRFLTLRRKTDKAGLKHVIEETEVGDFLDKPLAVLSGGQLQRILLARALLNSPDLLVLDEPAQNLDITGQLSFYKLLDRVYRERKMSVLMVSHDLHLVMSSTRNVICLAQEICCHGEPRDVTKDPEFISLFGTDMAELMASYQHHHFHDDDPHHHLHAHNFTHPHTHLHTGADICEEDHLQELSGADEKTAGSGTHKHG; from the coding sequence ATGGATAGTTTGATCTCTGCGAAACATGTCTGTGTTTCCCGCGACTCTCAGGACATCCTGAAAGACATTTCCCTTGATATTGCAGAACAGGATTTTGTGACGATTATCGGGCCGAACGGGGCCGGAAAATCGATGCTGCTTAAATGCCTGATGGGTTTCTATCCCCCAGACAGTGGCCATGTCACCATGCGAAAGGGTCTGGTAATGGGCTATGTGCCGCAGCGTCTGGTGGCTGACCCGACTATTCCGATAACGGCGCGTAGATTTCTGACGTTACGCCGAAAAACCGACAAGGCTGGATTAAAGCATGTTATTGAGGAAACGGAAGTCGGCGACTTTCTTGATAAACCGCTGGCCGTTTTGTCGGGAGGACAATTGCAACGTATCCTTCTGGCCCGTGCCCTATTGAATAGTCCTGACCTGCTTGTGCTGGACGAGCCTGCCCAAAACCTTGATATCACTGGACAGCTTTCTTTCTACAAATTGCTGGATCGTGTTTATCGAGAACGGAAAATGAGCGTTTTAATGGTTTCTCATGACCTGCATCTGGTTATGTCGTCGACCCGCAATGTCATCTGTCTGGCACAGGAAATCTGTTGTCACGGAGAACCTCGTGATGTGACAAAAGACCCCGAATTCATTTCATTGTTTGGAACGGATATGGCGGAGTTGATGGCAAGCTATCAACATCACCATTTTCATGATGACGATCCCCATCATCATCTTCACGCTCACAATTTTACGCACCCCCACACTCATCTTCATACCGGGGCCGACATTTGTGAGGAGGACCATCTTCAGGAACTAAGCGGCGCTGACGAAAAAACTGCCGGATCAGGGACGCATAAACATGGTTGA
- the rplU gene encoding 50S ribosomal protein L21, whose product MFAVIKTGGKQYKVAKNDVIKVERLSGEAGDTVQLDQVLAVTAEDGALTVGAPTVEGATVSATLLEQGRADKIVVFKKKRRQNYRRKAGHRQDITVLRITDIAASGAKKAAPKKAAAKKAAPKKAAEKASEE is encoded by the coding sequence ATGTTTGCAGTGATCAAAACCGGCGGCAAGCAATATAAAGTCGCCAAAAACGATGTTATCAAAGTAGAACGCCTTTCAGGTGAAGCTGGTGATACTGTACAGCTGGACCAAGTTCTAGCCGTCACCGCGGAAGATGGTGCTCTGACAGTGGGTGCCCCTACTGTAGAAGGTGCGACTGTTTCAGCCACTCTTCTAGAGCAGGGCCGGGCTGACAAGATTGTCGTTTTCAAAAAGAAACGTCGTCAAAATTACCGTCGTAAAGCCGGTCATCGTCAGGACATTACTGTTCTGAGAATTACAGATATTGCAGCTTCAGGCGCTAAAAAAGCAGCCCCTAAGAAAGCAGCAGCCAAAAAAGCAGCCCCTAAAAAGGCCGCTGAAAAAGCAAGCGAGGAGTAA
- a CDS encoding MaoC family dehydratase — protein MNADNNAERFDPFSHTLVETKGFEELQVGDRFPIPSRTIGDANFAAFQLASGDNHPIHYDEEYCKALGYDGLLAHGFQLLIQTCPGAGLFPHVLGDCMIGFIEQSSKFLKPLIAGDTVYPLLVISDLKKQTKTGVVTVKSTVHNQRNELLMEGEMKFLVKLKLE, from the coding sequence ATGAACGCAGACAACAACGCGGAACGTTTTGATCCGTTCAGCCATACATTGGTTGAAACAAAGGGATTTGAAGAATTACAGGTAGGAGACCGGTTTCCTATTCCCTCCCGTACCATTGGGGACGCAAATTTTGCGGCGTTTCAATTAGCATCGGGGGATAATCATCCTATTCACTATGACGAAGAATACTGCAAAGCGTTGGGCTATGACGGATTGCTTGCCCACGGCTTTCAGCTACTCATTCAGACTTGCCCGGGCGCCGGATTATTCCCCCATGTCCTTGGAGATTGCATGATCGGTTTTATTGAGCAGTCCAGTAAATTCCTGAAACCGCTTATTGCAGGGGATACGGTTTATCCGTTACTTGTTATTTCAGATCTAAAAAAACAGACCAAAACGGGTGTCGTGACCGTCAAATCAACGGTCCACAATCAGCGCAATGAGCTTCTGATGGAAGGCGAAATGAAATTCCTTGTGAAGCTTAAACTGGAATAG